In Streptomyces hawaiiensis, one genomic interval encodes:
- a CDS encoding beta-phosphoglucomutase family hydrolase, translated as MTQLGLPADIHACLFDLDGVVTKTAVVHAAAWKEMFDAFLRERDGADFRPFTDADYDEYVDGRPRADGVRTFLASRGIDLPDGAPDDPPGAETVHGLGSRKNELVLEKIRTDGVEAYDGTLRYLEAVRAHGLSTAIVSSSANCRDVLRSIGAEHFFDVRIDGVVAAERKLPGKPQPDTFLAAAEDLGVEPSEAAVFEDALAGMDAGRAGRFGYVVGVDRVGQTDALYRHGADIVVRDLAELGDTQ; from the coding sequence ATGACGCAGCTCGGTCTTCCCGCAGACATCCACGCCTGTCTCTTCGACCTCGACGGTGTCGTCACCAAGACGGCCGTCGTGCACGCGGCCGCCTGGAAGGAGATGTTCGACGCCTTCCTGCGCGAGCGCGACGGCGCGGACTTCCGGCCGTTCACCGACGCGGACTACGACGAGTACGTCGACGGTCGTCCACGCGCCGACGGGGTGCGCACCTTCCTCGCGTCCCGCGGCATCGACCTGCCCGACGGCGCTCCGGACGACCCACCGGGGGCCGAGACGGTGCACGGACTGGGCAGCCGCAAGAACGAGCTGGTCCTGGAGAAGATCCGCACCGACGGCGTCGAGGCCTACGACGGCACCCTGCGCTATCTGGAGGCGGTCCGCGCGCACGGACTGAGCACCGCGATCGTCTCCTCCAGCGCCAACTGCCGTGACGTGCTCCGCTCGATCGGCGCCGAGCACTTCTTCGACGTACGCATCGACGGCGTCGTCGCCGCCGAGCGCAAGCTGCCCGGCAAGCCGCAGCCCGACACGTTCCTCGCCGCCGCCGAGGACCTCGGTGTCGAGCCGTCCGAAGCGGCCGTCTTCGAGGACGCCCTGGCCGGCATGGACGCGGGCCGCGCGGGCCGCTTCGGGTACGTCGTCGGAGTCGACCGGGTCGGACAGACCGACGCGCTGTACCGGCACGGCGCCGACATCGTGGTGCGGGACCTCGCCGAACTGGGGGACACGCAGTGA
- a CDS encoding N-acetylglucosamine kinase yields the protein MQDSTPYAVGIDVGGTKTHLRAFADGEDIVDRVRSSTGWRPHDPGAAADWLAALVADALPSGVRPSAFAVGGHACETPRQCAGIRDALEERLGVPALVVGDAELLVPAAGLDKGVGLVAGTGSVAVGRLPDGAAVQVGGWGAVLGDEGGAAGLVREAARAVWAAHDRGEEPDALATGLVTAFGVAEVPALGAALEAVTDVSAEWGRRSPAVFAAAEAGSPLARAVIADGGRALAGLVGRLAARGVPVDDVVVAGGTVLAQPALYEAFASALAESLPGARPQPLRVPPVEGALTLARSLL from the coding sequence GTGCAGGACTCCACGCCTTACGCGGTCGGTATCGACGTGGGCGGCACCAAGACGCATCTGCGCGCCTTCGCGGACGGCGAGGACATCGTCGACCGTGTCCGCAGCAGTACCGGATGGCGGCCGCACGACCCCGGGGCCGCCGCCGACTGGCTGGCCGCTCTGGTCGCCGACGCCCTGCCCTCCGGCGTACGACCGTCCGCGTTCGCCGTGGGCGGTCACGCCTGTGAGACGCCACGCCAGTGCGCGGGCATCCGGGACGCGCTTGAGGAACGGCTCGGGGTGCCCGCGCTCGTCGTGGGCGACGCCGAGCTCCTCGTTCCCGCCGCGGGGCTGGACAAGGGCGTCGGACTGGTCGCCGGTACCGGTTCGGTCGCGGTGGGGCGGCTGCCCGACGGCGCCGCGGTCCAGGTCGGCGGCTGGGGCGCGGTACTCGGCGACGAGGGCGGCGCGGCCGGCCTCGTCCGTGAGGCCGCGCGGGCCGTCTGGGCCGCACACGACCGCGGTGAGGAACCCGACGCGCTGGCGACGGGCCTGGTCACCGCGTTCGGGGTGGCCGAGGTGCCCGCGCTCGGCGCCGCCCTGGAGGCCGTCACCGACGTCTCCGCCGAGTGGGGCCGTCGCTCCCCCGCCGTGTTCGCCGCCGCCGAGGCGGGCTCGCCGCTCGCCCGGGCCGTGATCGCCGACGGCGGCCGGGCACTCGCCGGTCTCGTCGGACGGCTCGCCGCCCGCGGTGTCCCCGTGGACGACGTGGTGGTGGCGGGCGGCACGGTCCTCGCCCAGCCCGCGCTGTACGAGGCGTTCGCCTCAGCGCTCGCCGAGTCCCTGCCCGGGGCCCGGCCGCAGCCGCTGCGGGTGCCGCCCGTCGAGGGTGCGCTGACCCTGGCCCGTTCCCTGCTATAA
- a CDS encoding ROK family protein: MHLSESARVVFDVLAGTGTATRPQLAAGAGLSKPTVSTAVAELEAVELAAHSGRASGGTGRSAAVYRLGPAAGAVLAVDLGPAKTRVRGCALDGTLLAEGTGSRQEAADTVRKVLDALPAGAPLRAVVVAVGDVTTRDGEGARERPATAKAGPVFDAMAVALPEGVPVHLENNVNCAALAELHEGAATGRDTFGYLRIGVGIGLAVVIGGRVLRGANGAAGEVARIPYPWDESRAPRLEGLEQRMGSRTLLRRAAETWQDGDGPCPRTAERLLALSGQGHATARAVIDAHAADVGRLAAAVAAVLDPGLIVLGGGTGADPQLLPGVRAELARLSWPTEVVSSVVGDTGTVAGASRLAVAHGIQTVTGAVRAKH, from the coding sequence ATGCACCTGAGTGAGAGTGCCCGTGTGGTGTTCGACGTACTGGCCGGAACGGGAACGGCCACCCGCCCCCAGCTGGCGGCCGGTGCGGGCCTTTCCAAGCCGACCGTCTCCACCGCCGTGGCCGAACTCGAGGCCGTCGAGCTCGCCGCCCACTCCGGGCGGGCCTCCGGCGGCACCGGGCGCAGCGCCGCCGTCTACCGGCTCGGCCCGGCCGCCGGTGCCGTGCTCGCCGTCGATCTGGGACCCGCCAAGACCCGGGTGCGCGGCTGCGCCCTGGACGGCACCCTGCTCGCCGAGGGAACCGGCTCACGGCAGGAGGCGGCCGACACCGTCCGCAAGGTCCTCGACGCGCTGCCCGCCGGGGCCCCGCTGCGGGCCGTCGTCGTCGCCGTCGGCGATGTCACCACCCGGGACGGGGAGGGCGCCCGGGAACGCCCCGCGACCGCCAAGGCCGGACCCGTCTTCGACGCCATGGCCGTCGCGCTGCCCGAGGGCGTGCCCGTCCACCTGGAGAACAACGTCAACTGCGCCGCCCTCGCCGAACTGCACGAGGGCGCCGCCACCGGCCGCGACACCTTCGGCTACCTGCGCATCGGCGTCGGCATCGGTCTCGCCGTCGTCATCGGCGGCCGTGTCCTGCGCGGCGCGAACGGCGCCGCCGGTGAGGTGGCCCGGATTCCCTACCCCTGGGACGAGAGCCGCGCCCCGCGCCTGGAGGGCCTGGAGCAGCGCATGGGCTCGCGCACCCTGCTGCGCCGGGCGGCGGAGACGTGGCAGGACGGCGACGGCCCCTGCCCGCGTACCGCGGAGCGGCTCCTCGCCCTCTCGGGTCAGGGGCATGCCACGGCCCGGGCCGTGATCGACGCGCACGCCGCCGATGTGGGCCGGCTCGCCGCCGCCGTGGCCGCCGTACTGGATCCCGGGCTGATCGTGCTGGGCGGCGGTACCGGCGCGGATCCGCAGCTCCTGCCCGGTGTGCGGGCCGAGCTGGCCCGGCTGAGCTGGCCCACCGAGGTGGTCAGCAGCGTGGTGGGCGACACCGGCACGGTGGCGGGCGCCAGCAGGCTCGCGGTCGCCCATGGAATTCAAACCGTGACCGGAGCTGTACGGGCGAAGCATTGA
- a CDS encoding phosphatase PAP2 family protein — translation MPSSAGHRTAATVNRRGFLKTSLGASASLLAAPTFVSWLGAADAKAATGFAAFVDDYKSNVVTNQTPETNAVVRILGGMAKVWKTGDAWNTGQVLDREVLRANMRYCARITQARTEAQAKEAFLYDRRHQSYAMIAGLGPLAGLYTSGAKAVTSITSAPDGTPPGKINDTLPADAPAGSALGAGSYDSDLGQVAKLVDTVRGPFASGNPGKFAFQYPRPWRMNEDSEVVDTGEKDALGYPVYDSDVVVAPQLLRQRSENAQEDGGFPSGHTNAFHLAGLAFAYAVPERFQELVTRAFELSHTRIMSGMHSTVDVIGGRIMATALTAAALADPANAELKAAARAQALAYFTQRTGTTADTLYDYAHPGTGDAYADREANARAVGPRLTYVLPRRGRKDPLTVPKGAEVLLETRLPYLTAAQRREVLRTTALPSGYVLLDGFEQWGRLNLFAAADGYGAFDRDVTVTLDAAAGGFHAADSWRNDIEGDGGLTKRGSGTLTLTGHNRYHGGTVLEAGTLVAAAPGALGGGDVRVTGGTLRADEVLRVRGSYVQEGESTLELPLRRHHGPALTVNRRVLLGRGSVLSLRLDAERPPVAGTTVPVLSAGQLRGRFDRVELDSTTLRAVPVHTADGLSVRLVRR, via the coding sequence ATGCCGTCATCAGCCGGGCACCGCACCGCCGCAACCGTCAACAGGCGGGGCTTCCTCAAGACGTCCCTCGGTGCCTCGGCGAGCCTGCTCGCCGCACCGACCTTCGTCTCGTGGCTGGGAGCCGCGGACGCCAAGGCCGCCACGGGCTTCGCCGCGTTCGTCGACGACTACAAGTCCAACGTCGTCACGAACCAGACCCCCGAGACCAACGCCGTCGTCCGGATCCTGGGCGGCATGGCGAAGGTGTGGAAGACCGGCGACGCCTGGAACACCGGCCAGGTCCTGGACCGCGAGGTGCTGCGCGCCAACATGCGCTATTGCGCCCGTATCACGCAGGCCCGCACCGAGGCGCAGGCGAAGGAGGCCTTCCTCTACGACCGCCGGCACCAGAGCTACGCCATGATCGCCGGTCTCGGTCCGCTCGCCGGGCTCTACACGTCCGGCGCCAAGGCGGTCACGTCGATCACCAGCGCCCCGGACGGCACGCCCCCCGGGAAGATCAACGACACCCTGCCCGCCGATGCCCCGGCCGGATCCGCGCTCGGAGCGGGCTCGTACGACTCGGACCTCGGCCAGGTCGCCAAGCTGGTCGACACCGTGCGCGGGCCCTTCGCCTCGGGCAACCCCGGCAAGTTCGCCTTCCAGTACCCGCGCCCGTGGCGGATGAACGAGGACAGCGAGGTCGTCGACACCGGTGAGAAGGACGCGCTCGGCTACCCGGTGTACGACTCGGACGTCGTCGTCGCCCCGCAGCTGCTGCGTCAGCGCTCCGAGAACGCGCAAGAGGACGGCGGCTTCCCCAGCGGCCACACCAACGCCTTCCACCTGGCCGGTCTGGCCTTCGCGTACGCGGTGCCCGAGCGGTTCCAGGAGCTGGTGACCCGGGCCTTCGAGCTCAGCCACACCCGGATCATGTCGGGCATGCACTCCACCGTCGACGTCATCGGCGGCCGGATCATGGCCACCGCCCTGACGGCCGCGGCCCTGGCCGACCCGGCGAACGCGGAGCTCAAGGCCGCGGCCCGCGCTCAGGCCCTCGCCTACTTCACGCAGCGGACCGGCACGACGGCGGACACCCTGTACGACTACGCCCACCCGGGCACCGGGGACGCCTACGCCGACCGCGAGGCCAACGCCCGCGCGGTCGGGCCCCGGCTGACGTACGTCCTGCCGCGCCGCGGCCGCAAGGACCCGCTCACCGTGCCGAAGGGCGCGGAGGTGCTGCTGGAGACGCGGCTGCCGTACCTGACCGCGGCCCAGCGGCGCGAGGTGCTGCGGACGACCGCACTGCCCTCCGGGTACGTCCTGCTGGACGGCTTCGAGCAGTGGGGCCGGCTGAACCTGTTCGCCGCGGCGGACGGTTACGGCGCCTTCGACCGGGACGTCACCGTGACGCTGGACGCGGCGGCCGGAGGCTTCCACGCGGCCGACAGCTGGCGCAACGACATCGAGGGCGACGGCGGCCTGACCAAGCGCGGCTCGGGCACGCTCACCCTGACGGGCCACAACCGCTACCACGGCGGCACCGTCCTCGAGGCCGGCACGCTGGTCGCCGCCGCGCCGGGCGCCCTGGGTGGGGGCGACGTCCGGGTCACGGGCGGCACGCTCCGCGCGGACGAGGTGCTGCGCGTGCGCGGCTCCTACGTCCAGGAGGGCGAGTCGACGTTGGAGCTGCCGCTGCGCAGGCACCACGGCCCGGCCCTCACGGTGAACCGGCGGGTTCTGCTGGGCCGGGGCAGCGTGCTGTCGCTGCGGCTCGACGCCGAGCGGCCGCCGGTCGCGGGAACGACCGTTCCCGTCCTGTCCGCCGGGCAGCTGCGTGGCCGGTTCGACCGTGTCGAGCTGGACTCGACGACGCTGCGGGCCGTGCCCGTCCACACGGCTGACGGTCTGTCGGTGCGACTCGTGAGGCGGTAG
- a CDS encoding carbohydrate ABC transporter permease, whose protein sequence is MTKRAPDVSASPPRRRSKYTLAPLVLIAANVVLFALFFVWPAVIGLVYSFTNYTGVGAFQFVGLDNYQHLFGDSTFFDALTRTLLYTVLFVPLNFVFSLLIANVLVSKHAKGVSVARVFFFIPWLLSPIVVGVLWRWLFGENFGLVNYVIEKLGGSAVPWQSNADLSLLVVVVAASWAWTGFSMLLFIAAIKNVPVSYYEAASLDGAGPWRQFVSITLPSIAPTSFIVILLNTIHAMKEYPLFASLNSGGPGTSNNLLVQYIYQTGFKSGQIGYASAASFVLMLILMAVAIIQLVVNRRVENR, encoded by the coding sequence ATGACCAAACGCGCCCCGGACGTGTCCGCGAGCCCGCCCAGGAGACGCAGTAAGTACACCCTTGCGCCGCTCGTCCTCATCGCGGCCAACGTCGTGCTTTTCGCGCTGTTCTTCGTCTGGCCGGCGGTGATCGGGCTCGTCTACTCCTTCACGAACTACACGGGCGTAGGGGCGTTCCAGTTCGTCGGACTGGACAACTACCAGCACCTGTTCGGGGACTCCACGTTCTTCGACGCGCTGACCCGGACGCTGCTGTACACCGTGCTCTTCGTTCCGCTGAACTTCGTGTTCTCGCTGCTCATCGCCAACGTGCTGGTGAGCAAGCACGCCAAGGGCGTGTCGGTCGCCCGCGTCTTCTTCTTCATTCCCTGGCTGCTGTCGCCCATCGTCGTGGGTGTCCTGTGGCGGTGGCTGTTCGGTGAGAACTTCGGACTGGTCAACTACGTCATCGAGAAGCTCGGCGGAAGTGCCGTTCCGTGGCAGTCGAACGCGGACCTGTCGTTGCTCGTGGTGGTGGTGGCGGCATCGTGGGCCTGGACGGGCTTCTCCATGCTGCTGTTCATCGCGGCGATCAAGAACGTACCGGTGTCGTACTACGAGGCGGCATCGCTCGACGGCGCCGGCCCGTGGCGCCAGTTCGTCAGCATCACACTGCCGAGCATCGCGCCCACTTCCTTCATCGTCATCCTGCTCAACACGATCCACGCGATGAAGGAATACCCGCTGTTCGCCTCCCTCAACAGCGGCGGACCCGGAACGTCGAACAACCTGCTTGTCCAGTACATCTACCAGACCGGCTTCAAATCGGGCCAGATCGGCTACGCGAGCGCCGCGTCGTTCGTGCTCATGCTCATCCTGATGGCCGTCGCGATCATCCAGCTGGTCGTCAACCGGCGGGTGGAGAACCGATGA
- a CDS encoding carbohydrate ABC transporter permease, producing the protein MTTTDMPRKVDAGRGRAVRKKRPSSSASGGLRRAVPATTLLWVLAALYGMPVLWFVLSSFKPAGDLFSLPLTLLPHDPTVSGYKAAWDSANFSEYFINTTIVCVIATILTVGVSCCTGYALAKYDNKWLKVFFVGILATTMLPSEVMLAPQFLVVRDLGLYNSLAGIIIPAVLTATGCFMFRQFFLTVPDELIEAARIDGARELSIFLRIMVPISRPIMLTLAILSFQWRWNDYIWPLLMLNDPDKFTVQIGIQSLVGAQNINWSLVLGGSVISMIPLIVIFLVFQRYVMNADINAGLKD; encoded by the coding sequence ATGACAACCACAGACATGCCACGCAAGGTCGACGCCGGGCGCGGACGGGCTGTCCGCAAGAAGCGGCCCAGCAGCTCGGCCAGTGGTGGGCTTCGGCGGGCGGTGCCCGCGACGACACTGCTGTGGGTCCTGGCGGCCCTCTACGGGATGCCGGTGCTGTGGTTCGTACTCAGCTCCTTCAAGCCGGCGGGAGACCTGTTCTCCCTTCCGCTGACGCTGCTTCCGCACGACCCCACCGTGTCGGGTTACAAGGCGGCGTGGGACAGCGCCAACTTCTCCGAGTACTTCATCAACACGACCATCGTGTGTGTGATCGCGACGATCCTCACGGTGGGAGTCAGCTGCTGCACCGGGTACGCGCTGGCCAAGTACGACAACAAGTGGCTCAAGGTCTTCTTCGTGGGCATTCTGGCCACCACGATGCTGCCCTCCGAGGTCATGCTCGCCCCGCAGTTCCTGGTCGTCCGCGACCTGGGCCTGTACAACTCGCTCGCCGGCATCATCATCCCGGCCGTGCTCACCGCGACCGGGTGCTTCATGTTCCGCCAGTTCTTCCTGACGGTCCCCGACGAGCTCATCGAGGCCGCCCGCATCGACGGCGCCCGCGAACTGTCGATCTTCCTGCGGATCATGGTGCCGATCTCCCGGCCCATCATGCTGACGCTCGCCATCCTGTCGTTCCAGTGGCGGTGGAACGACTACATCTGGCCGCTGCTGATGCTCAACGACCCCGACAAGTTCACCGTGCAGATCGGCATCCAGAGCCTCGTCGGGGCGCAGAACATCAACTGGTCGCTGGTGCTCGGCGGATCGGTCATCTCCATGATCCCTCTGATCGTCATCTTCCTGGTGTTCCAGCGTTACGTCATGAACGCCGACATCAACGCCGGACTGAAGGACTGA
- a CDS encoding nucleoside/nucleotide kinase family protein, with product MPPTFDDLVHRARALPQGGGRAILGITGSPGAGKSTLAEHLVRELNGTGEPWVAHVPMDGFHLADAELERLGRRDRKGAPDTFDAAGYAALLRRLRDEPGDVVYAPGFERVLEQPIAGAIGVPPTARLVITEGNYLLLTTGAWHRVRPLLDEVWFCELPESERVRRLVARHERFGKAHEEAVAWVSRSDERNAELVARTRGRADLVVPESGLPHGTA from the coding sequence GTGCCGCCCACCTTCGACGACCTCGTCCACCGCGCCCGGGCCCTCCCCCAGGGCGGCGGGCGCGCGATCCTCGGCATCACGGGCAGCCCCGGCGCGGGCAAATCGACGCTCGCCGAGCACCTGGTGCGGGAGTTGAACGGCACCGGTGAACCCTGGGTCGCGCACGTCCCCATGGACGGCTTCCACCTCGCCGACGCCGAACTGGAGCGCCTCGGCCGCCGGGACCGCAAGGGCGCACCCGACACGTTCGACGCGGCCGGGTACGCGGCCCTGCTGCGGCGGCTGCGCGACGAACCCGGTGACGTCGTCTACGCCCCCGGCTTCGAACGTGTCCTGGAGCAGCCCATCGCGGGCGCGATCGGGGTGCCTCCGACGGCCCGTCTGGTCATCACCGAGGGCAACTACCTGCTCCTGACCACCGGCGCCTGGCACCGCGTCCGTCCCCTTCTCGACGAAGTGTGGTTCTGCGAGCTGCCCGAGAGCGAACGCGTCCGCCGACTCGTCGCCCGCCACGAGCGGTTCGGCAAGGCACACGAAGAAGCGGTGGCATGGGTGTCCCGCTCGGACGAGCGCAACGCCGAACTGGTCGCGAGGACCCGGGGGCGGGCGGACCTGGTGGTGCCGGAGTCCGGGCTGCCGCACGGCACCGCGTGA
- a CDS encoding ABC transporter substrate-binding protein, with protein sequence MTSVGVRRSRRLGRGGIRRVVPLAAVATAGALLLSACGSGSDSGGTAKSLTFWISTVPGQDAGWKKMVAQYKKETGVKVKLVNIPYDGYDAKLRNAAQANSLPDVAAVPKLDPIWANKLIDLSSIANKKSNKINGNFVAKDSSGKVLSIPSDVTASGMFINKSLFEKAGVSFPASPQKTWTWTEFIKAADKVREKTGAKYSLTFDQSPSRLRAMVYELGGKYVHADSSGKFSVDAASKKAVKRFVEMNDDKTMPKSVWTSGADPSAMFQSGDVVAYWSGVWQVPAFAESIKKFDWASVPTPAEPVQASDVNSGGMTVGFNNNGDAAAAATKFLSWLYEPAHYQALCEASGFLPVETGLNPKYPFKSEAAQAAFKLYNESIPLYAPISGYFNTAQTNWVLKGKSLTEDPTKTELGKAINGQQSVDKALDNIVAGYNQQVGG encoded by the coding sequence ATGACCAGTGTGGGTGTGCGGCGCTCCCGCCGACTCGGCCGCGGTGGCATACGCCGCGTTGTTCCCCTCGCTGCCGTGGCCACGGCAGGTGCCCTTCTGCTCTCCGCCTGCGGGTCGGGCTCCGACTCGGGCGGGACCGCCAAGTCGCTGACGTTCTGGATCTCCACGGTTCCGGGGCAGGACGCGGGCTGGAAGAAGATGGTGGCGCAGTACAAGAAGGAAACCGGCGTCAAGGTCAAGCTCGTCAACATCCCCTACGACGGCTACGACGCGAAGCTGCGCAACGCCGCGCAGGCGAACTCCCTGCCCGACGTGGCGGCGGTGCCGAAGCTGGACCCGATCTGGGCGAACAAGCTGATCGACCTCAGCTCCATCGCCAACAAGAAGAGCAACAAGATCAACGGCAACTTCGTCGCCAAGGACTCGTCGGGGAAGGTGCTGTCCATCCCCTCGGACGTCACCGCGTCCGGCATGTTCATCAACAAGTCGCTGTTCGAGAAGGCCGGCGTCTCCTTCCCGGCCTCGCCCCAGAAGACCTGGACCTGGACCGAATTCATCAAGGCGGCGGACAAGGTCCGGGAGAAGACCGGCGCCAAGTACTCCCTCACGTTCGACCAGTCGCCCTCCCGGCTCCGCGCCATGGTGTACGAGCTCGGAGGGAAGTACGTCCACGCGGACTCCTCCGGCAAGTTCTCGGTGGACGCCGCGAGCAAGAAGGCCGTGAAGCGCTTCGTCGAGATGAACGACGACAAGACCATGCCGAAGTCGGTGTGGACCAGCGGCGCCGACCCGTCGGCCATGTTCCAGAGCGGTGACGTGGTCGCCTACTGGTCCGGCGTGTGGCAGGTTCCCGCCTTCGCGGAGAGCATCAAGAAGTTCGACTGGGCGAGCGTCCCGACTCCCGCCGAGCCGGTGCAGGCCAGCGACGTCAACAGCGGCGGCATGACGGTGGGCTTCAACAACAACGGCGACGCGGCCGCCGCCGCGACGAAGTTCCTGTCCTGGCTGTACGAGCCGGCCCACTACCAGGCGCTGTGCGAGGCGTCCGGGTTCCTGCCCGTCGAAACCGGCCTGAACCCGAAGTACCCCTTCAAGTCCGAGGCGGCGCAGGCGGCGTTCAAGCTGTACAACGAGTCGATCCCGCTGTACGCCCCGATCTCCGGCTACTTCAACACCGCGCAGACGAACTGGGTGCTGAAGGGCAAGAGCCTCACCGAGGACCCGACCAAGACGGAGCTCGGCAAGGCGATCAACGGCCAGCAGTCGGTCGACAAGGCGTTGGACAACATCGTGGCCGGCTACAACCAGCAGGTCGGCGGCTGA